From Klebsiella electrica, the proteins below share one genomic window:
- the tnpC gene encoding IS66 family transposase — MNNTLPDDIEQLKALLIAQQAVIVRLSGEITGYAREIDSLRALVAKLQRMLFGRSSEKNREKIEKKIAQAEKRITELQNRLGEAQSQLTSMAGDTGSKTSDTPARKALPVTLPRDRRVISPAETECPVCSGKLKPLGESISEQLDIINTAFRVIETVRPKLACSRCDCIVQAPLPPKPIERSYASPALLARIIMAKFAEHLPLYRQSEIYARQGVELSRNTMGRWVDIMGEQLRPLYDELNHYVLMPGKVHADDTPVSVLEPGQGKTRTGRLWVYVRDDRNAGSTMPAAVWFSYSPDRKGIHPQQHLADYSGILQADAYAGYNALYESGRVTEAACMAHARRKLHDVHVRHPTAVTAEALNRIGALYAIESEIRGSPAEERLTARKARSVPLMQSLYDWIQQQMGTLSRHSDTAKAFAYLLKQWDALNEYCRNGWVEIDNNLCENALRVVALGRRNYMFFGSDSGGDSAAVMYSLLGSCKLNGIEPEAWLHHVISVINTWPANRVKDLLPWNVTLSVN; from the coding sequence ATGAACAACACACTCCCCGACGACATCGAGCAACTGAAGGCCCTGCTGATCGCACAGCAGGCGGTTATCGTCCGTCTGTCCGGTGAAATAACCGGCTATGCCCGCGAGATCGACTCACTCAGGGCGCTGGTCGCTAAACTGCAGAGAATGTTGTTCGGCCGCAGCAGCGAGAAAAACCGCGAGAAGATAGAAAAGAAGATCGCGCAGGCAGAAAAGCGCATAACCGAGCTCCAGAACAGGCTTGGCGAGGCGCAGTCGCAACTCACCTCAATGGCCGGAGATACGGGATCAAAAACATCAGACACTCCCGCCCGCAAAGCGCTTCCGGTAACACTCCCCCGTGACAGGCGGGTTATCTCCCCGGCAGAAACCGAATGCCCGGTCTGCAGCGGCAAACTAAAACCGCTGGGGGAAAGCATCTCTGAACAGCTGGATATCATCAACACTGCGTTCAGGGTAATCGAAACGGTCCGCCCAAAACTGGCCTGCAGTCGGTGCGACTGCATCGTGCAGGCACCACTGCCACCAAAACCCATCGAGCGCAGTTACGCCAGTCCGGCTCTGCTGGCACGCATTATCATGGCGAAGTTCGCTGAACACCTGCCGCTGTATCGTCAGTCGGAAATCTACGCCCGGCAGGGCGTGGAGCTGAGCCGCAATACGATGGGGCGCTGGGTTGACATTATGGGAGAACAACTTCGTCCGCTGTATGATGAACTGAACCACTATGTGCTGATGCCGGGTAAAGTGCATGCAGACGACACGCCGGTGAGTGTACTGGAGCCTGGTCAGGGTAAAACCCGTACCGGGCGGCTGTGGGTCTATGTTCGTGACGATCGTAACGCCGGCTCAACCATGCCGGCTGCCGTGTGGTTCTCCTACTCTCCCGACCGCAAAGGTATCCATCCACAGCAACATCTGGCGGACTACAGTGGTATCCTGCAGGCCGATGCCTACGCGGGTTACAACGCTCTTTATGAAAGCGGGCGGGTAACCGAAGCGGCCTGTATGGCACATGCCCGACGCAAGCTCCACGATGTTCACGTTCGCCATCCAACGGCGGTAACAGCAGAGGCGCTGAACCGTATCGGGGCGCTGTACGCCATCGAATCGGAGATCCGCGGTAGTCCGGCAGAAGAGCGACTGACAGCCAGGAAAGCCAGAAGTGTTCCGCTGATGCAGTCGCTGTACGACTGGATACAACAGCAGATGGGCACGCTGTCGCGTCACTCAGATACGGCGAAAGCGTTCGCATACCTGCTGAAACAATGGGATGCACTGAACGAATACTGCCGCAATGGCTGGGTGGAGATCGACAATAATCTGTGCGAAAACGCACTTCGAGTGGTGGCGCTGGGACGGCGTAACTACATGTTCTTCGGCTCTGATAGTGGTGGTGACAGTGCGGCAGTGATGTACAGCCTGCTCGGAAGCTGCAAACTCAACGGCATCGAGCCGGAGGCCTGGCTGCACCACGTGATCAGTGTCATCAATACCTGGCCTGCCAACCGCGTGAAAGATCTGTTGCCCTGGAACGTCACCCTCTCTGTAAACTAA
- the fur gene encoding ferric iron uptake transcriptional regulator — MTDNNTALKKAGLKVTLPRLKILEVLQEPDNHHVSAEDLYKRLIDMGEEIGLATVYRVLNQFDDAGIVTRHNFEGGKSVFELTQQHHHDHLICLDCGKVIEFSDESIEARQREIAHRHGIRLTNHSLYLYGHCAEGDCREDEHAHDALEK, encoded by the coding sequence ATGACTGACAACAATACCGCATTAAAGAAGGCTGGCCTGAAAGTCACACTTCCTCGATTAAAAATCCTGGAAGTCCTGCAGGAACCGGATAACCATCACGTCAGTGCGGAAGATTTATACAAGCGCCTGATCGACATGGGTGAAGAGATCGGTCTCGCTACTGTTTATCGCGTGCTGAACCAGTTTGATGATGCGGGCATTGTGACTCGTCACAACTTCGAAGGCGGTAAATCTGTTTTCGAACTGACCCAGCAGCATCATCACGATCACCTTATTTGCCTCGATTGTGGCAAAGTGATCGAATTCAGCGATGAGTCTATCGAAGCGCGTCAGCGTGAAATCGCCCACCGTCATGGCATCCGTTTGACCAACCACAGTCTGTACCTTTACGGTCACTGTGCGGAAGGCGACTGCCGTGAAGATGAACATGCACACGACGCGCTGGAAAAGTAA
- the pgm gene encoding phosphoglucomutase (alpha-D-glucose-1,6-bisphosphate-dependent), producing MAIDKRAGQPAQQSDLINVAQLTAQYYVLKPEASNAEHAVKFGTSGHRGSAGRHNFNEQHILAIAQAIAEDRAKNGITGPCYVGKDTHALSEPAFISVLEVLAANGVDVIVQENNGFTPTPAISNAILVHNKKGGPLADGIVITPSHNPPEDGGIKYNPPNGGPADTNVTKVVENRANELLASGLQGVKRISLDAALASGHVKEQDLVQPFIEGLADIVDMAAIQKAGLKLGVDPLGGSGIEYWKRIAEYYKLDLTIVNDHVDQTFRFMHLDKDGAIRMDCSSECAMAGLLALRDKFDLAFANDPDYDRHGIVTPVGLMNPNHYLAVAINYLFQHRPQWGQNVAVGKTLVSSAMIDRVVNDLGRKLVEVPVGFKWFVDGLFDGSFGFGGEESAGASFLRFDGTPWSTDKDGIIMCLLAAEITAVTGKNPQQHYDELAARFGAPSYNRLQASATSAQKAALSKLSPEMVSASQLAGDPITARLTAAPGNGASIGGLKVMTDNGWFAARPSGTEDAYKIYCESFLGEEHRKQIEKEAVEIVSEVLKNA from the coding sequence ATGGCAATCGATAAGCGTGCGGGTCAGCCTGCACAACAGAGTGATTTGATTAACGTCGCTCAGCTGACTGCACAGTACTATGTACTGAAGCCGGAAGCGAGCAACGCGGAGCATGCGGTGAAGTTTGGCACCTCTGGCCATCGTGGCAGTGCAGGGCGCCATAACTTCAATGAGCAGCATATTCTGGCAATCGCTCAGGCGATTGCTGAAGACCGCGCGAAGAACGGGATTACCGGCCCTTGCTACGTGGGTAAAGATACCCATGCGCTCTCCGAGCCAGCCTTTATTTCGGTTCTGGAAGTGCTGGCAGCCAACGGCGTTGATGTTATCGTGCAGGAAAACAACGGTTTTACTCCGACGCCGGCCATTTCCAATGCCATCCTGGTGCACAACAAAAAAGGCGGTCCGCTGGCGGACGGCATCGTGATTACACCGTCCCACAACCCGCCGGAAGATGGCGGTATCAAGTACAACCCGCCGAACGGCGGCCCGGCTGATACCAACGTCACCAAAGTGGTCGAGAACCGTGCCAACGAACTGCTGGCCTCGGGTCTGCAGGGCGTCAAGCGCATCTCCCTCGATGCGGCGCTGGCATCCGGTCATGTCAAAGAACAGGATCTGGTGCAGCCGTTTATCGAAGGGCTGGCGGATATCGTCGACATGGCGGCGATTCAGAAAGCCGGCCTGAAGCTCGGCGTCGATCCGTTGGGGGGTTCCGGTATCGAATACTGGAAACGCATTGCTGAGTACTACAAACTCGATCTGACTATCGTCAACGATCACGTCGATCAAACCTTCCGCTTTATGCACCTCGATAAAGACGGCGCCATTCGCATGGACTGCTCATCTGAGTGTGCGATGGCAGGGCTGCTGGCGCTGCGCGATAAGTTCGATCTGGCTTTTGCTAACGATCCGGATTATGACCGCCACGGTATCGTCACTCCGGTGGGGCTGATGAACCCGAACCACTATCTGGCGGTGGCGATTAACTACCTGTTCCAGCATCGTCCGCAGTGGGGCCAGAATGTCGCCGTTGGTAAGACGCTGGTCTCCTCCGCGATGATCGATCGCGTGGTTAACGACCTGGGCCGCAAGCTGGTGGAAGTGCCGGTGGGCTTTAAATGGTTTGTTGACGGCCTGTTCGACGGCAGCTTCGGTTTTGGCGGTGAAGAGAGCGCGGGCGCCTCGTTCCTGCGTTTTGACGGCACTCCGTGGTCGACCGACAAAGACGGTATCATCATGTGTCTGCTGGCGGCAGAAATCACCGCCGTCACCGGTAAAAACCCGCAGCAGCACTACGACGAACTGGCTGCCCGCTTCGGCGCGCCGAGCTATAACCGTCTGCAGGCTTCGGCGACTTCCGCACAGAAAGCGGCGCTGTCTAAGCTGTCGCCGGAAATGGTCAGCGCCAGCCAGCTGGCCGGCGATCCGATCACCGCACGTCTGACCGCCGCGCCGGGCAACGGCGCATCGATTGGCGGCCTGAAAGTGATGACCGACAACGGCTGGTTCGCCGCGCGTCCGTCAGGTACGGAAGACGCTTACAAGATCTACTGCGAGAGCTTCCTGGGGGAAGAACATCGTAAGCAGATCGAGAAAGAAGCGGTGGAAATCGTCAGCGAAGTGCTGAAAAACGCCTGA
- the tnpA gene encoding IS66-like element accessory protein TnpA — translation MNSQTTKDIPCFRSYLPDALRLRFEDKLTIRAIAQRLGLSHSTIHTLFQRFIASGIAWPLPDSVSFAQLDAILYANRKNESTRPEISEEKWRKERRASYSREFKVSLAKQALQPGAVVARIAREHDINDNLLFKWKSQYEDGLLSDDDIQECMPVPVALTDTPEPIRPVTNPFWRNKPDECPECDPENVPRCELHLKSGVVKLFDPLTPELLRALIREMKGGAR, via the coding sequence ATGAATTCCCAGACAACAAAAGATATTCCCTGCTTCCGTTCTTATTTGCCTGATGCCCTGCGTTTAAGATTTGAAGATAAACTGACCATCCGGGCCATCGCTCAGCGCCTCGGTCTCAGTCATTCCACAATACATACGCTTTTTCAGCGCTTTATTGCATCCGGTATCGCATGGCCATTGCCCGATTCAGTCTCATTCGCTCAGCTTGACGCCATCCTTTATGCCAACAGAAAAAATGAATCCACTCGCCCTGAAATCAGCGAGGAAAAATGGCGAAAAGAACGGCGAGCCAGCTACAGCCGTGAATTTAAGGTCAGTCTGGCTAAGCAGGCATTACAACCCGGTGCTGTTGTTGCCCGGATCGCCAGAGAGCACGATATCAATGATAACCTGCTGTTTAAATGGAAAAGCCAGTACGAGGACGGCTTACTGAGCGATGATGATATACAGGAATGCATGCCTGTCCCGGTGGCACTGACTGATACGCCAGAGCCGATCAGACCAGTTACAAATCCCTTCTGGCGTAACAAGCCTGATGAGTGCCCTGAGTGCGATCCCGAAAACGTCCCACGGTGCGAGCTGCATCTTAAATCAGGTGTGGTAAAACTGTTTGACCCTCTCACTCCGGAACTGTTACGGGCGCTAATCCGCGAAATGAAAGGCGGTGCCCGATGA
- the fldA gene encoding flavodoxin FldA, with protein sequence MAIIGIFFGSDTGNTENIAKMIQKQLGKDVADVHDIAKSSKEDLQAYDILLLGIPTWYYGEAQCDWDDFFPTLEEVDFNGKLVALFGCGDQEDYAEYFCDALGTIRDIVEPRGATIVGHWPTAGYHFEASKGLADDDHFVGLAIDEDRQPELTNERVSQWVKQVSEELHLEEIKNA encoded by the coding sequence ATGGCAATCATCGGCATCTTTTTTGGCAGCGACACGGGCAACACCGAGAATATTGCAAAAATGATTCAGAAGCAGCTTGGTAAAGATGTTGCTGATGTTCACGACATTGCCAAGAGCAGCAAAGAAGATCTGCAAGCCTACGACATCCTGCTGCTCGGCATTCCGACTTGGTACTACGGTGAAGCTCAGTGCGACTGGGATGATTTTTTCCCGACGCTGGAAGAGGTCGACTTTAACGGTAAACTGGTTGCGCTGTTTGGCTGCGGCGATCAGGAAGACTACGCGGAATACTTCTGCGACGCGCTGGGCACCATTCGCGATATCGTTGAGCCGCGCGGCGCCACCATCGTTGGCCACTGGCCGACAGCGGGCTATCATTTTGAAGCCTCTAAAGGCCTGGCGGATGACGATCACTTCGTCGGTCTGGCTATCGATGAAGACCGCCAGCCGGAATTGACCAACGAACGCGTAAGCCAGTGGGTTAAGCAGGTCTCTGAAGAACTGCACCTCGAAGAAATTAAAAATGCCTGA
- the ybfF gene encoding esterase encodes MKLNSRTQSAQNPHNNSPVVLVHGLFGSLDNLGILARDLVADYDILQVDMRNHGLSPRSPEMTYAAMAQDLVDTLDDRQIEKATFIGHSMGGKAVMALTALAPERIAGLVAIDIAPVEYHVRRHDEIFNAINAVTDAGAASRQQAAAVMREHLQEEGVIQFLLKSFVDGQWRFNVPVLWDQYPHIVGWQTVPAWPHPTLFIPGGNSPYVTDDYRDPLLAQFPQARAHVIAGAGHWVHAEKPEAVLRAIRRYLTALQA; translated from the coding sequence ATGAAATTAAATAGCCGCACGCAATCTGCACAAAATCCGCACAATAATTCCCCTGTTGTCCTGGTTCACGGTCTGTTTGGTAGTCTCGACAACCTGGGCATCCTCGCCCGCGACCTGGTGGCCGACTACGATATTCTGCAGGTTGATATGCGTAACCACGGTCTCTCTCCCCGTTCGCCGGAAATGACCTACGCGGCGATGGCGCAGGATCTGGTCGATACGCTTGACGATCGGCAGATAGAGAAAGCCACTTTTATCGGTCATTCGATGGGGGGAAAAGCGGTCATGGCGCTCACCGCGCTGGCGCCGGAGCGCATCGCTGGTCTGGTCGCCATTGATATTGCCCCGGTGGAATACCACGTGCGCCGTCATGATGAAATTTTCAACGCCATCAATGCCGTCACCGACGCCGGCGCCGCGTCCCGTCAGCAGGCCGCCGCGGTGATGCGTGAACATCTACAGGAAGAAGGCGTGATTCAGTTTCTGCTGAAATCCTTCGTGGACGGCCAGTGGCGCTTTAACGTGCCGGTATTATGGGATCAATATCCACATATCGTCGGCTGGCAAACGGTTCCCGCCTGGCCCCATCCGACGCTGTTCATTCCGGGCGGCAACTCTCCCTACGTCACCGACGACTATCGCGATCCCCTGCTCGCGCAGTTCCCCCAGGCGCGGGCGCACGTCATTGCCGGCGCCGGTCACTGGGTGCACGCGGAGAAACCGGAAGCCGTCCTGCGCGCCATTCGTCGCTATCTGACCGCTTTGCAGGCTTAA
- the tnpB gene encoding IS66 family insertion sequence element accessory protein TnpB (TnpB, as the term is used for proteins encoded by IS66 family insertion elements, is considered an accessory protein, since TnpC, encoded by a neighboring gene, is a DDE family transposase.), whose amino-acid sequence MITLPTGTRIWIIAGVTDMRCGFNGLASKVQNTLKDDPFSGHIFVFRGRSGKMVKILWADRDGLCLFAKRLEQGRFVWPVTRDGKVHLTPAQLSMLLEGIAWQHPKRTERPGIRI is encoded by the coding sequence ATGATAACTCTGCCAACCGGTACCAGAATCTGGATCATCGCTGGCGTCACAGATATGCGTTGTGGCTTCAACGGGCTGGCTTCGAAGGTGCAGAATACGCTGAAAGATGACCCGTTCTCCGGGCATATCTTCGTCTTCCGGGGCCGCAGTGGCAAAATGGTGAAAATACTGTGGGCCGATCGTGACGGGTTGTGCCTGTTCGCCAAACGCCTCGAGCAGGGCCGCTTCGTGTGGCCGGTGACCCGCGACGGGAAAGTGCATCTGACACCCGCCCAGTTGTCCATGCTTCTGGAGGGGATCGCGTGGCAACATCCAAAACGGACGGAACGGCCTGGTATACGGATATAA
- the ybfE gene encoding LexA regulated protein codes for MAKEQTDRTTLDLFATERRPGRPKTNPLSRDEQLRINKRNQLKRDKVRGLKRVELKLNAEAVDALNELAEARNMNRSDLIEEMLMNQLATLHGGDKA; via the coding sequence ATGGCAAAAGAACAAACGGACCGTACGACATTAGATTTGTTCGCAACCGAGCGTCGCCCGGGTAGACCAAAGACCAATCCGCTTTCGCGCGATGAACAACTGCGCATAAACAAACGCAATCAGCTCAAACGCGACAAAGTTCGCGGCCTGAAGCGTGTGGAGTTAAAACTCAACGCTGAGGCGGTTGATGCGCTCAACGAACTGGCGGAAGCTCGCAATATGAACCGCAGCGATTTGATCGAAGAGATGCTGATGAACCAGCTGGCAACTCTGCACGGCGGTGATAAAGCCTGA
- the chiQ gene encoding ChiQ/YbfN family lipoprotein, whose amino-acid sequence MKKLLLIAVMASGLVACTQAPAPKEDSKLKEAYSACINTAEGNPDKVQACQSVLDVLKEEKQHQAFANQESVRVLDYQQCIQATRTGNDQAVKARCDRIWKGIRSNNTTK is encoded by the coding sequence ATGAAGAAGCTATTGCTCATCGCGGTTATGGCATCGGGTCTGGTTGCCTGCACGCAGGCTCCCGCGCCGAAGGAAGATTCGAAACTAAAAGAGGCTTATAGCGCCTGTATCAATACGGCAGAAGGGAACCCGGACAAGGTTCAGGCCTGCCAGAGCGTTCTGGACGTGCTGAAAGAAGAGAAACAGCATCAGGCGTTTGCCAACCAGGAAAGCGTGCGCGTTCTTGATTACCAACAGTGTATTCAGGCGACCCGTACCGGTAATGATCAGGCGGTGAAAGCGCGTTGCGATCGCATCTGGAAAGGGATTCGCAGCAACAACACGACGAAATAA
- the seqA gene encoding replication initiation negative regulator SeqA, which produces MKTIEVDDDLYRYIASHTQHIGESASDILRRMLKFSAVSQTAAPVVKAAPAPAATPAVEAKPANPAKDKVRAMRELLLSDEYAEQKRAVNRFMLVLTTLYSLDNKAFAEATESLHGRTRVYFAEDSRILLKSGNQTKPKQVPGTPWWVITNTNTGRKCSMIEHIMQSMQFPAELIEKVCGTI; this is translated from the coding sequence ATGAAAACAATTGAAGTTGATGATGATCTCTATCGCTATATTGCCAGCCACACCCAGCATATTGGCGAGAGTGCATCCGACATTTTACGGCGCATGCTGAAATTTTCTGCCGTTTCCCAGACTGCCGCACCGGTCGTAAAAGCCGCTCCGGCACCGGCGGCGACGCCTGCCGTCGAAGCGAAGCCCGCGAATCCGGCGAAAGATAAAGTCCGCGCGATGCGCGAACTGCTGTTATCTGATGAATACGCCGAACAAAAACGCGCGGTGAACCGCTTTATGCTGGTCCTGACTACGCTGTACTCCTTAGATAACAAAGCATTTGCTGAGGCCACCGAGTCTCTGCACGGGCGCACTCGCGTTTATTTTGCCGAAGATTCACGGATTCTGCTAAAAAGTGGTAACCAGACCAAACCAAAACAGGTTCCTGGTACGCCGTGGTGGGTTATCACCAATACCAATACCGGTCGTAAGTGCAGCATGATCGAACACATCATGCAGTCAATGCAGTTCCCAGCGGAATTAATTGAGAAGGTCTGCGGCACTATCTAG